One segment of Natronosalvus halobius DNA contains the following:
- a CDS encoding DUF2391 family protein produces the protein MQLRRPHRPPQFRVADSAQQLVGGFLLAGPFVVTEEVWVLASNMHLVQALATVGVVFAIGYAALYAADSRRNPDVEKEVGGIPLRFISLMLISFGSVTILALLFDAPDTFIEEAETSTQVAVITAKAISVGSIFSVVGAATADSVFSK, from the coding sequence ATGCAACTTCGTCGTCCTCATCGGCCGCCCCAGTTCCGGGTGGCCGACTCCGCCCAGCAACTCGTCGGCGGATTCCTGCTGGCGGGGCCGTTCGTCGTCACCGAGGAGGTCTGGGTTCTCGCGTCGAATATGCACCTCGTGCAAGCGCTCGCGACGGTCGGCGTCGTCTTCGCGATCGGGTACGCGGCGCTGTACGCCGCAGATTCGAGGCGCAATCCCGACGTGGAGAAGGAAGTCGGCGGCATCCCGCTGCGATTTATCTCCCTCATGCTCATCTCGTTCGGATCGGTCACAATCCTGGCGCTGCTCTTCGACGCACCCGATACGTTTATCGAGGAAGCCGAAACCTCGACCCAGGTTGCAGTGATCACCGCCAAGGCGATCAGCGTCGGCTCGATCTTCAGCGTCGTCGGGGCGGCGACGGCCGACAGCGTCTTCTCGAAGTGA
- a CDS encoding AAA family ATPase, giving the protein MYVIGTVGLPGSGKGEAATVARERGIPVVTMGDVVRQETTDRGLDSSKDHGTVAQALREENGPAAIAERSLPMLEDRLEDHEGVLVDGIRSGTEVDVFEERFGEDFTLVSIEAPFGIRRERVVDRGRDADEDDGGEGLEARDERERGFGMDDAMARADVVVENTESLEAFRSQISEVLQAAADGTDVDSGEESQDADNVEDVEDAKDTEPTLESEP; this is encoded by the coding sequence ATGTACGTTATCGGAACCGTCGGACTCCCGGGAAGCGGCAAGGGCGAAGCCGCGACGGTCGCCCGCGAGCGAGGAATCCCGGTCGTCACGATGGGCGACGTGGTTCGACAGGAAACCACCGACAGGGGACTCGACTCCAGCAAGGACCACGGGACGGTCGCCCAGGCGCTGCGGGAGGAGAACGGTCCCGCCGCCATCGCCGAACGCTCCCTCCCGATGCTCGAAGACCGCCTGGAGGACCACGAGGGCGTCCTCGTCGACGGTATTCGATCCGGCACCGAGGTCGACGTCTTCGAGGAGCGCTTCGGCGAGGACTTCACGCTCGTGAGCATCGAGGCCCCCTTCGGCATCCGTCGCGAACGCGTCGTCGACCGCGGCCGGGACGCCGACGAGGACGACGGCGGCGAGGGACTCGAGGCCCGCGACGAGCGCGAACGCGGCTTTGGGATGGACGACGCGATGGCACGTGCGGACGTCGTCGTCGAGAACACCGAGAGCCTCGAGGCGTTTCGGTCGCAGATTAGCGAGGTGCTCCAGGCGGCGGCCGACGGTACCGACGTCGATTCTGGCGAAGAGTCCCAGGACGCCGACAATGTCGAAGACGTCGAAGATGCCAAAGATACCGAACCGACCCTCGAATCCGAACCCTGA
- the ligA gene encoding NAD-dependent DNA ligase LigA, giving the protein MSTPTTENPYLRDPPVEFDPVENLDLEAVEVQVERLREAIREHDRRYYVENDPIIADRTYDRLFSRLQELEDEFDLAHPDSPTRAVGGEPLEAFETVEHVAPMLSIDASGEADDVREFDERVRRELRDAGYDDEIAYVCEPKFDGVSMEFVYEDGSLERAVTRGDGREGDDVTRNARTIGSVPQRLHDDPPESFAVRGEVYMPKNAFQAHNRERIERGEEPFANPRNATAGTIRQLDPAVVAERPLEVFYFDVLTASDLADSHREELEDFPRYGLRTNDRVELVESADRRSANDRAGDPRDAIDKAIDYRDRLLEERDDLPYEIDGVVIKVDDREAREELGQTARHDRWAYAYKFPARAEVTPIVDVAVQVGRTGRVTPVALLEPVDVGGVTVSRASLHNPEEITAKNVNVGDTVRVQRAGDVIPYVKEVVEKGSEGHYELPDTCPVCGSTVEHDGPLAFCTGGLACDAQRRRSIEYYASDDGLDLEGLGEKTVRQLVDAGLLESVADLYELPEKRDALRDLEGWGETSVENLVNEIEASREPPLADFLSALGIPHVGPTTARELAREFGSFRAFRRVAEDDPARLEGVDDVGETVAETIHEFFASEANAAVVDAVLEHVSPQEGDLEDGSDELAGLTFVFTGSLGGMTRGDAQELVEAYGANATGSVSGNTDYLVAGENPGTTKVSDAEEGGVDVLEEDAFRALLEQRGIEV; this is encoded by the coding sequence ATGTCCACACCGACGACGGAGAATCCCTACCTCCGGGATCCGCCGGTCGAGTTCGATCCGGTCGAAAACCTCGACCTCGAGGCAGTCGAGGTGCAGGTTGAACGCCTGCGGGAGGCCATCCGCGAACACGACCGCCGGTACTACGTCGAGAACGATCCGATTATCGCCGACCGTACCTACGACCGACTCTTCTCTCGCCTGCAGGAACTCGAGGACGAATTCGACCTCGCTCACCCCGACAGCCCCACCCGAGCGGTGGGGGGCGAACCGCTCGAGGCCTTCGAGACGGTCGAACACGTCGCGCCGATGCTCTCCATCGACGCCAGCGGCGAGGCCGACGACGTCCGGGAGTTCGACGAGCGCGTGCGCCGGGAACTTCGCGACGCGGGCTACGACGACGAGATCGCTTACGTCTGTGAACCCAAATTCGACGGCGTCTCCATGGAGTTCGTCTACGAGGACGGGAGCCTCGAGCGGGCGGTCACCCGCGGCGACGGCCGCGAAGGGGACGACGTGACGCGAAACGCCCGAACGATCGGCTCAGTCCCCCAGCGATTGCACGACGATCCGCCGGAATCCTTCGCCGTCCGCGGGGAAGTGTACATGCCAAAAAACGCCTTCCAGGCGCACAACCGCGAGCGCATCGAGCGCGGCGAGGAGCCGTTCGCCAATCCCCGGAACGCGACCGCGGGGACGATCCGTCAGCTCGATCCCGCCGTCGTCGCCGAGCGCCCGCTCGAGGTGTTCTACTTCGACGTACTCACAGCGAGTGACCTCGCTGACAGTCACCGCGAAGAACTCGAGGACTTTCCCCGGTACGGCCTCCGGACCAACGACCGCGTCGAACTCGTCGAAAGCGCGGATCGACGTTCCGCGAACGATCGAGCGGGGGACCCCCGAGACGCGATCGACAAGGCCATCGACTACCGCGACCGCCTGCTCGAGGAACGCGACGACCTCCCCTACGAGATCGACGGCGTCGTGATCAAGGTCGACGACCGCGAGGCCCGCGAGGAACTCGGGCAGACGGCCCGCCACGACCGCTGGGCCTACGCCTACAAGTTCCCCGCCCGCGCGGAGGTGACGCCCATCGTCGACGTCGCCGTCCAGGTCGGGCGAACGGGGCGGGTCACGCCGGTCGCGCTCCTCGAGCCGGTCGACGTCGGCGGCGTCACGGTCTCGCGAGCGAGCCTCCACAACCCCGAGGAGATCACCGCGAAGAACGTGAACGTGGGCGACACCGTCAGGGTCCAGCGTGCTGGCGACGTCATCCCCTACGTCAAGGAGGTCGTCGAGAAGGGGAGCGAGGGACACTACGAACTGCCCGATACGTGTCCCGTCTGCGGGAGTACGGTCGAACACGACGGCCCGCTGGCGTTCTGTACGGGCGGCCTGGCCTGCGACGCCCAGCGTCGGCGATCGATCGAGTACTACGCGAGCGACGACGGCCTGGACCTCGAGGGGCTGGGCGAGAAGACGGTCCGACAGCTGGTCGACGCGGGGTTGCTCGAGAGCGTCGCCGACCTCTACGAGTTACCGGAAAAGCGAGACGCACTCCGCGACCTCGAGGGGTGGGGTGAGACGAGCGTCGAGAACCTGGTGAACGAAATCGAGGCGAGTCGCGAGCCGCCGTTAGCGGATTTTCTCTCGGCACTCGGCATCCCCCACGTGGGGCCGACGACCGCTCGCGAGCTGGCCCGCGAATTCGGCTCCTTCCGGGCTTTCCGCCGGGTCGCCGAGGACGACCCCGCGAGACTCGAGGGCGTCGACGACGTGGGCGAAACCGTGGCCGAGACGATCCACGAGTTCTTCGCGAGCGAGGCGAACGCGGCGGTCGTCGACGCCGTGCTCGAGCACGTCTCCCCACAGGAAGGCGACCTCGAGGACGGTAGCGACGAACTCGCGGGCCTGACGTTCGTCTTCACGGGGAGTCTTGGAGGAATGACCCGAGGCGACGCCCAGGAGCTGGTCGAAGCCTACGGCGCGAACGCGACGGGGAGCGTCTCCGGCAACACCGACTACCTCGTCGCCGGCGAGAATCCGGGGACGACGAAGGTCTCAGACGCCGAGGAGGGGGGCGTGGACGTACTCGAGGAGGACGCGTTTCGGGCGTTGCTCGAGCAGCGGGGTATCGAAGTCTGA
- a CDS encoding aspartate aminotransferase family protein, with the protein MTAGPPIADLHFDDAPDVDSVPGPKTRSLLEKQRDIDSSAVAYPNDIPIAFEEGKGATVRDADGNTYIDLFAGIGVLNVGHANPYVLEAVHEQADKFVHTVDFPTEARLELIEKLDEIAPDGLQGQNKVVFGGPTGSDAIEASIKLSKYNTGGDGLIAFRGAYHGATTGAMSVTSNKKFKGHYTPLLADVVHAPYPHPFRQDKTPDEAVDHALEEVQAIVEDPYGGLANPAGIIVEPIQGEGGIVTPPAGFLQGVRDIADDNDVVLVFDEIQSGLGRTGQWWACDWEGVTPDAMTSAKALGGAGFPLSATIYHEDLDTWGPGDHAGTYRGHVVGMRAGARAIEYIQEHNLLAHARDLGEYIQSRLLEAAEERDRLADVRGKGLFIGAEFVDANGTPDGDLVDAIQQYCFERGVLVWTAGRQGNVLRLLPPLVLTRDLAETALDVVVEAIEHVTEAKRVA; encoded by the coding sequence ATGACGGCAGGACCGCCGATCGCCGACCTTCACTTCGACGACGCACCGGACGTTGATTCCGTTCCCGGGCCGAAAACCCGGTCGCTGCTCGAGAAACAGCGGGACATAGACAGCAGCGCGGTCGCGTACCCGAACGACATTCCGATCGCGTTCGAGGAAGGGAAGGGAGCGACGGTCCGCGACGCCGACGGCAACACGTACATCGATCTCTTCGCGGGGATCGGCGTGCTCAACGTCGGCCACGCCAACCCCTACGTGCTCGAGGCCGTCCACGAACAGGCCGACAAGTTCGTCCACACGGTCGACTTTCCGACCGAGGCACGACTCGAGTTGATCGAAAAACTCGACGAGATCGCCCCGGACGGGCTACAGGGACAGAACAAGGTCGTCTTCGGCGGTCCGACTGGGAGTGACGCCATCGAGGCGTCGATCAAACTCTCGAAGTACAACACCGGCGGCGACGGCCTCATCGCCTTCCGGGGGGCGTACCACGGCGCGACGACCGGCGCGATGAGCGTCACCTCGAACAAGAAGTTCAAGGGCCACTACACGCCCCTGCTCGCAGACGTCGTTCACGCGCCGTACCCCCATCCGTTTCGCCAGGACAAGACGCCCGACGAGGCCGTCGACCACGCGCTCGAGGAGGTGCAGGCGATCGTCGAGGATCCTTACGGAGGACTGGCCAACCCGGCCGGGATCATCGTCGAGCCGATCCAGGGCGAGGGCGGCATCGTCACGCCGCCGGCTGGGTTCCTGCAGGGGGTACGCGATATTGCCGACGACAACGACGTCGTGCTCGTCTTCGACGAGATCCAGAGCGGTCTGGGCCGTACCGGTCAATGGTGGGCCTGCGACTGGGAGGGCGTTACCCCGGACGCCATGACCTCCGCGAAGGCCCTCGGCGGGGCGGGATTCCCGCTGTCGGCCACCATCTACCACGAGGATCTCGACACCTGGGGGCCAGGCGACCACGCCGGCACCTACCGCGGCCACGTTGTGGGAATGCGCGCCGGGGCCCGCGCCATCGAGTACATCCAGGAGCACAATCTCTTGGCCCACGCTCGGGACCTCGGCGAGTACATCCAGAGCCGACTCCTGGAGGCCGCCGAGGAAAGGGATCGACTGGCCGACGTCCGCGGGAAGGGACTGTTCATCGGCGCCGAGTTCGTCGACGCGAACGGGACGCCGGACGGCGATCTCGTCGACGCGATCCAGCAGTACTGTTTCGAACGCGGCGTCCTCGTCTGGACGGCCGGTCGCCAGGGGAACGTCCTCCGGTTGCTCCCGCCGTTGGTCCTCACCCGCGACCTGGCCGAGACGGCGCTCGACGTCGTCGTGGAGGCGATCGAACACGTGACTGAAGCCAAACGCGTTGCCTGA
- a CDS encoding BCCT family transporter produces MSDAERGAIDQFREEIDPIVFAFGALLTVGVIAAFFISPDTVEQGIGSLNDSMLGAFNWALLVIVFLIVVFLLFLIVGPWGRIKLGDEDPEYSFLSFFAMLYSAGFAAGVVFWGPTEGLFYYDSPSPLFNVEGGTAEAIPIAIQQTLFHWALPQLAVFTIMGIAIGYFAYNYDSVPLRVSSALTPILGKENLDGPAAKVIDILAVFATIGGVATSLGFIGSQFVTGLDYQWGISMGNIGILAVVTMMTLLFTISMVLGVDKGIRRLSNFNMVLFVVLMLATFIVGPTLFLVLLGSQALGGMITDFVSMSLFTGAGPMGNGDPAATEWMNAWTVFYWAWALSWSPFAGLFIARISKGRTVREVAFTGIVATSAATIPWFTFVGGTAVWAQHNDVADFGAVLSGDAGAEISGFILFEALQFTIDLSAVGLGTYAIPVGGVLIYMFLILVTTFFVTSADSSTLAVSMMTTGGKAKPSTINRVFWGVVLGMTAAILMILGGSGSANTLQQAAIITGTPFAFVCFLAMLALIKDFGSNYGRVLLQDETVLIGSSRKTETDSPPTGPGGPVESDDD; encoded by the coding sequence ATGAGTGACGCCGAGAGGGGAGCGATCGATCAGTTCCGGGAGGAGATCGATCCCATCGTCTTTGCGTTCGGGGCGTTGCTGACCGTCGGCGTGATCGCGGCGTTCTTCATCAGCCCCGATACCGTCGAGCAGGGGATCGGGTCGCTGAACGATTCGATGCTCGGCGCGTTCAACTGGGCGCTGCTGGTGATCGTGTTCCTGATCGTGGTCTTCCTTCTGTTTCTAATCGTCGGACCCTGGGGACGGATCAAACTCGGTGACGAGGATCCCGAGTACAGCTTCCTGTCGTTCTTCGCGATGTTATACTCGGCTGGCTTCGCTGCGGGTGTCGTGTTCTGGGGGCCGACCGAGGGACTGTTCTATTACGATAGTCCCTCGCCGCTGTTCAACGTCGAGGGTGGGACGGCCGAAGCGATCCCCATTGCGATCCAGCAGACGCTGTTCCACTGGGCATTGCCCCAGCTAGCCGTATTTACGATCATGGGAATCGCGATCGGGTACTTCGCGTACAACTACGACTCGGTCCCGTTGCGCGTATCCTCGGCACTGACGCCGATTCTCGGGAAGGAAAATCTCGATGGACCGGCGGCCAAAGTCATCGACATCCTCGCCGTCTTCGCGACGATCGGCGGCGTGGCGACCTCGCTGGGATTCATCGGTAGCCAGTTCGTCACTGGCCTCGACTACCAGTGGGGAATCAGTATGGGGAATATCGGAATCCTCGCCGTCGTAACGATGATGACGTTGCTGTTTACGATCTCGATGGTTCTCGGTGTCGACAAGGGAATCCGACGCCTCTCGAACTTTAACATGGTCCTATTCGTCGTGCTTATGCTCGCGACGTTCATCGTTGGGCCGACGCTGTTTCTGGTATTGCTCGGTTCTCAGGCCCTCGGCGGCATGATTACTGACTTCGTCTCGATGAGTCTCTTCACTGGCGCCGGGCCGATGGGCAACGGTGATCCGGCAGCTACCGAGTGGATGAACGCCTGGACGGTCTTCTACTGGGCGTGGGCGCTGTCGTGGTCCCCGTTCGCGGGACTGTTCATCGCCCGCATCTCCAAGGGACGGACCGTCCGCGAGGTCGCCTTCACCGGCATCGTCGCGACGTCGGCGGCGACCATCCCGTGGTTCACGTTCGTCGGCGGGACGGCGGTGTGGGCCCAACATAATGACGTCGCGGACTTCGGCGCGGTGCTCTCCGGTGATGCCGGCGCCGAGATTTCCGGCTTCATTCTCTTCGAGGCGTTGCAGTTCACGATCGACTTGAGCGCCGTCGGACTCGGCACGTACGCCATCCCGGTCGGCGGGGTTCTGATCTACATGTTCCTGATCCTCGTGACGACGTTCTTCGTCACGTCCGCGGACTCCTCGACGCTGGCCGTCTCGATGATGACGACCGGCGGGAAGGCCAAGCCGTCGACCATCAACCGAGTCTTCTGGGGCGTCGTCCTCGGAATGACCGCCGCAATCTTGATGATCCTCGGCGGCAGCGGCAGTGCGAACACGCTCCAGCAGGCAGCGATCATCACCGGCACTCCCTTCGCGTTCGTCTGCTTCCTCGCGATGCTCGCACTGATCAAGGACTTCGGCTCGAACTACGGCCGCGTGTTACTGCAGGACGAGACCGTGCTCATCGGTTCGAGCAGGAAAACGGAAACTGATTCACCGCCAACCGGCCCCGGCGGCCCCGTCGAATCCGACGACGACTGA
- a CDS encoding RNA-binding domain-containing protein: MTTLYRVDVEITAPVNDTEVTSRVEDAIRNLFPNAEPEERFGEVTATAHSMEHFSEQLHRQEILDTARGEFFSSREGDTFHFALKKQAAFEGRVNFSVGEPDELGEIAVRVRVEEPSLEAYVDHVAPRTEGGRPVDSS, translated from the coding sequence ATGACCACGCTCTACCGCGTCGACGTCGAAATCACTGCCCCCGTCAACGACACGGAAGTCACGAGCCGGGTCGAAGACGCCATCAGGAACCTGTTTCCGAACGCCGAGCCCGAAGAGCGCTTCGGCGAGGTGACGGCGACAGCCCACTCCATGGAGCACTTCTCCGAGCAGCTCCACCGCCAGGAGATTCTGGATACTGCCCGTGGCGAGTTCTTCTCGAGCCGCGAGGGCGACACGTTTCACTTCGCGCTGAAGAAGCAAGCGGCGTTCGAGGGACGCGTGAACTTCTCGGTCGGCGAACCCGACGAACTCGGCGAGATCGCCGTTCGCGTCCGCGTCGAGGAACCGTCGCTCGAGGCCTACGTCGATCACGTCGCCCCGCGGACCGAGGGCGGGCGGCCAGTCGACTCGTCGTAG
- a CDS encoding amidohydrolase yields MPYDAHTSVVDLRRAFHRHPEPGWREFRTTARVVEELESLDVDDIVIGREALAADKRMAVPSAAELEPWLERARGAGVRSDLLDRMKGGYTGVVAVIEQGPGPTVGLRVDLDGISMAESTDDDHRPTAEGFRSEHEGYMHACGHDAHIAIALETIDAVGNSDFSGTLKVFFQPAEEISGGGKAMAEGGYADDLDYLFALHIGLDHPTGEIVAGIEKPLAMAHLTATFEGASAHAGKAPNEGGNAMQAAATAIQNAYGIARHSDGMTRVNVGRIEGGTASNVIAEEITIEAEVRGETTGLMEYMRTELERVCYAAAEMHDCDVTPRVISESPRADSDPALRELVASVARNVQDVHQVTETTDFGVSEDVTYLMERVQDGGGLASYVLVGTDHPTNHHTPTFDVDDESLEIGVAVLSDAIRACSRQRP; encoded by the coding sequence ATGCCCTACGACGCACACACGAGCGTGGTCGACCTCCGTCGGGCGTTTCACCGGCATCCGGAACCCGGCTGGCGCGAGTTCCGGACGACCGCCCGCGTCGTCGAGGAACTCGAATCCCTCGACGTCGACGACATCGTGATCGGACGAGAGGCGCTCGCAGCCGACAAGCGGATGGCCGTCCCGTCGGCCGCCGAACTCGAACCCTGGCTCGAGCGGGCCCGTGGGGCTGGCGTCCGATCGGATCTCCTCGATCGAATGAAAGGGGGTTACACGGGGGTCGTCGCGGTGATCGAGCAGGGGCCAGGGCCGACGGTCGGGCTGCGGGTCGACCTCGACGGCATCTCGATGGCGGAGTCGACCGACGACGACCACCGACCGACCGCCGAGGGGTTCCGATCGGAACACGAGGGCTACATGCACGCCTGCGGCCACGACGCCCACATCGCGATCGCCCTGGAGACGATCGACGCGGTAGGGAACAGCGACTTTTCGGGGACGCTCAAGGTGTTCTTCCAGCCGGCCGAGGAAATCTCGGGCGGGGGAAAGGCGATGGCCGAGGGTGGGTACGCCGACGACCTCGATTACCTGTTCGCGCTCCACATCGGTCTCGATCACCCGACGGGAGAGATCGTCGCGGGCATCGAGAAACCCCTGGCCATGGCACACCTGACGGCCACGTTCGAGGGGGCGAGCGCTCACGCCGGGAAGGCGCCGAACGAGGGCGGCAACGCGATGCAGGCGGCGGCGACGGCGATTCAGAACGCCTACGGCATCGCCCGCCACAGCGACGGCATGACCCGGGTGAACGTCGGCCGCATCGAAGGCGGCACCGCGAGCAACGTCATCGCCGAGGAAATCACGATCGAGGCGGAAGTCCGTGGCGAGACCACGGGGCTGATGGAGTACATGCGAACGGAACTCGAGCGCGTCTGCTATGCAGCCGCGGAGATGCACGACTGCGACGTAACCCCGCGAGTCATCAGCGAATCGCCCCGGGCGGACAGCGACCCGGCACTGCGCGAACTCGTCGCCTCGGTCGCGCGGAACGTCCAGGATGTCCACCAGGTGACCGAGACGACCGACTTCGGCGTCAGCGAAGACGTCACCTACCTGATGGAACGCGTCCAGGACGGCGGCGGTCTGGCGTCGTACGTCCTCGTTGGGACGGACCACCCGACGAACCACCACACGCCGACGTTCGACGTCGACGACGAGAGCCTCGAAATCGGCGTGGCGGTCCTGTCGGACGCGATTCGGGCGTGCTCGCGTCAGCGGCCGTAG
- a CDS encoding ABC transporter permease subunit yields MSVTAIVRKDFRDGIRSRLLWALMALFLLSMGGFTYVATRGFEGQSGDSGVALFALLGLSVVAAIIFLVPLTGLVVSIKSIVRERELGSIRILLSLPHTRQEVILGKFIGRAGLLTAAILAGFVPAAIIMFVQTGELPFFEYVALVFVTICFGVVFVAIGLSVSAFTSTETRATIGGVGAFFLLYFWQSLFGYVNGRLELFSGDLLLFIQRFDLFVVFLDSLMALLSLRHDIPNTSFVGGPLFVENPEAVDAISQPFYLQHWFAFVILALWIAVPLAIGYARFEKIDL; encoded by the coding sequence ATGAGCGTTACCGCCATTGTCCGGAAGGATTTCCGGGACGGGATCCGCTCGCGTCTGCTGTGGGCGCTGATGGCGCTGTTCTTGCTCTCGATGGGTGGATTCACCTACGTCGCTACTCGCGGGTTCGAGGGACAGTCTGGTGACTCGGGCGTCGCGCTGTTCGCGTTGCTCGGTCTCTCCGTGGTCGCTGCTATCATCTTCCTGGTTCCGCTGACCGGCCTCGTGGTGAGCATCAAATCCATCGTCCGCGAACGAGAACTCGGGAGCATCCGCATTCTCCTCTCACTGCCCCACACCCGCCAGGAAGTGATCCTCGGCAAGTTTATCGGCCGCGCCGGTCTGCTGACTGCCGCGATTCTCGCCGGGTTCGTCCCCGCAGCGATCATCATGTTCGTTCAGACCGGCGAGTTGCCGTTCTTCGAGTACGTCGCACTCGTGTTCGTGACCATCTGTTTCGGCGTCGTCTTCGTCGCCATCGGCCTCAGCGTGTCGGCGTTCACCAGCACCGAGACTCGCGCCACCATCGGCGGCGTCGGCGCGTTCTTCCTGCTGTACTTCTGGCAGAGCCTGTTCGGGTACGTCAACGGCCGACTCGAGTTGTTCTCGGGCGACCTGCTGCTCTTCATCCAGCGCTTCGACCTGTTCGTCGTCTTCCTGGACTCGCTGATGGCGCTCCTTTCGCTCCGACACGACATCCCGAACACGTCGTTCGTCGGCGGGCCGCTCTTCGTCGAGAATCCGGAAGCGGTCGATGCAATCTCTCAGCCGTTCTACCTCCAGCACTGGTTCGCGTTCGTGATTCTCGCGCTCTGGATCGCGGTTCCGCTCGCAATCGGGTACGCCCGGTTCGAAAAGATCGACCTGTAG
- a CDS encoding ABC transporter ATP-binding protein, with amino-acid sequence MNAIEVTNVTKRFGDVTALNDLSLTVEDGEIFGFLGPNGAGKSTTINLLLDFIRPTDGTVSVLGMDAQAESKAIRQRLGVLPEGFTTYDRLTGRQHLEFAIESKDATEEPDLLFERVGLSPEDGDRKAGGYSKGMSQRLLFAMALVGDPDMLILDEPSTGLDPNGAREMRQLIREENDRGTTIFFSSHILEQVEAVCDRVGIIRNGEMVAVDSVEGLRDSVSTASQLRIETDRITEPALEAVRALEGVERAEALESGSDGAVVAVETTGSKTAVLSALEDAGIVVQDFSTAEASLEDVFQRYTEVTA; translated from the coding sequence ATGAACGCAATCGAGGTCACGAACGTCACGAAGCGATTCGGTGACGTCACCGCCCTGAACGACCTCTCGCTGACTGTCGAAGACGGCGAAATCTTCGGCTTCCTGGGACCGAACGGGGCCGGAAAGTCGACGACGATCAACCTCCTGCTCGATTTCATCCGGCCGACCGACGGCACCGTCTCCGTGCTCGGCATGGACGCCCAGGCGGAGAGTAAAGCGATCAGACAGCGCCTCGGCGTCCTCCCCGAGGGATTCACCACCTACGACCGCCTCACCGGTCGTCAGCACCTCGAGTTCGCCATCGAGTCCAAAGACGCGACCGAGGAGCCGGACCTGTTGTTCGAGCGGGTCGGCCTCTCTCCAGAGGACGGCGACCGCAAGGCCGGCGGCTACTCGAAGGGGATGTCCCAGCGACTCCTGTTCGCGATGGCCCTCGTCGGCGACCCGGACATGCTAATCCTCGACGAGCCCTCCACCGGCCTCGACCCCAACGGCGCCCGCGAAATGCGCCAGCTCATTCGCGAGGAGAACGACCGCGGGACGACCATCTTCTTTTCGAGTCACATCTTAGAGCAGGTCGAGGCGGTCTGTGATCGCGTCGGAATTATTCGAAACGGCGAGATGGTCGCCGTCGACAGCGTCGAGGGGCTTCGCGACTCCGTCTCGACGGCCAGCCAACTGCGTATCGAGACCGACCGGATTACCGAACCCGCGCTCGAGGCCGTCCGCGCGCTCGAGGGGGTCGAACGCGCCGAAGCTCTCGAATCCGGTTCGGACGGGGCGGTCGTCGCCGTCGAGACGACGGGCTCGAAGACGGCGGTGCTCAGCGCACTCGAGGATGCCGGTATCGTCGTCCAGGACTTCTCGACGGCGGAGGCGTCACTCGAGGACGTCTTCCAGCGGTATACGGAGGTGACGGCATGA